In Gracilimonas sp., a single window of DNA contains:
- the rplJ gene encoding 50S ribosomal protein L10, which produces MPTAEKQAVLDEITEKLESSSALYITNYSGMSVPEVNELRGAFRKGDIRFKVYKNKLVKLAMEKVGGYDDIIPSLVEQNAFAFVEEELSAPAKVLKDFIKDNNKPQFKAAMVDGDFYGEDKLDVLAAMKSKNEIIGDILGLLMAPLSNVVGALNSQGSNLVGAVNTIAEKGEE; this is translated from the coding sequence ATGCCTACTGCAGAAAAGCAAGCAGTTTTAGATGAAATTACCGAAAAGCTGGAAAGTTCAAGTGCTTTATATATCACGAACTATTCCGGAATGTCGGTACCTGAAGTTAATGAACTGCGCGGTGCATTTCGTAAGGGAGATATTCGCTTCAAAGTATATAAAAACAAACTCGTAAAGCTCGCAATGGAAAAGGTTGGTGGATATGATGATATCATCCCTTCCTTAGTTGAGCAGAATGCTTTTGCTTTTGTAGAAGAAGAACTATCTGCACCTGCCAAGGTATTGAAAGATTTTATCAAGGATAACAACAAGCCACAGTTTAAAGCCGCAATGGTAGATGGAGACTTCTACGGTGAGGATAAACTGGACGTTCTGGCAGCTATGAAGTCTAAGAACGAAATTATTGGCGACATCCTTGGTCTGTTAATGGCCCCACTATCAAATGTAGTTGGTGCACTTAACTCACAAGGATCTAACCTTGTTGGTGCTGTTAATACTATCGCTGAAAAAGGCGAAGAATAA